Proteins encoded together in one Marispirochaeta sp. window:
- a CDS encoding lactate racemase domain-containing protein produces the protein MFGSIPEERILKHDWIKDSKRLGEIPADYVREITEGKADWEIPVAINRLLVDEHWDLIINVGHVVPHEVLGFANHNKNYFIGLGGKEMICASHMAAACYGIENNLGTLVTPLRHCYNKAESEYLHTLSDMYVQLVMSYNENNEFVHTGFYCGDDLDTYLLAAGQSKQENISIVPPLKKVVAVMQGDEFFSTWVANKAIYRTRKAMADGGELIIIAPGLKRFGEQDSVDAIIRKYGYSGTKNIMELWKKKKDLQELTHATAHLIHGSSEGRFTITYAPGHLSKDEIEMINFNYLDYAEALNIYNPENLRNGFNTLPSGEEIYFISTPSAGLWTTKEKSN, from the coding sequence ATGTTCGGAAGTATTCCCGAAGAAAGAATTCTGAAACATGACTGGATAAAGGATTCCAAACGCCTTGGTGAGATTCCGGCTGATTATGTGCGGGAAATCACCGAAGGAAAGGCAGACTGGGAAATCCCTGTTGCAATTAACCGCCTTCTTGTGGATGAACACTGGGATCTGATTATCAATGTCGGTCATGTTGTGCCGCATGAAGTTCTTGGCTTTGCAAATCATAACAAAAACTACTTCATAGGCCTGGGAGGCAAGGAGATGATATGTGCATCACACATGGCGGCAGCATGCTACGGTATTGAGAATAATCTTGGAACCCTGGTTACTCCATTACGCCACTGCTACAACAAGGCCGAAAGTGAATATCTTCATACCCTGTCCGATATGTATGTTCAGTTAGTAATGTCATATAACGAAAACAACGAATTCGTTCACACAGGTTTTTACTGTGGAGATGATTTGGATACTTATCTTCTTGCGGCTGGACAATCCAAGCAAGAAAATATCTCTATTGTTCCCCCTTTAAAGAAAGTTGTCGCCGTCATGCAGGGAGACGAGTTTTTCAGTACATGGGTCGCCAATAAGGCAATTTACCGAACACGAAAGGCAATGGCCGACGGTGGAGAACTGATTATTATAGCACCAGGCCTGAAAAGATTCGGTGAGCAGGATTCAGTAGATGCCATCATTCGTAAGTATGGTTACTCGGGTACAAAAAATATAATGGAGTTATGGAAAAAGAAGAAAGATCTCCAGGAACTGACTCATGCAACAGCTCATCTCATACATGGATCATCCGAAGGCCGATTTACTATTACCTATGCACCCGGTCATCTATCAAAAGATGAGATTGAAATGATTAATTTTAATTATCTTGACTATGCAGAAGCTTTGAATATCTATAATCCTGAAAATCTCAGAAACGGCTTCAACACATTACCGTCGGGGGAAGAGATCTATTTTATCAGTACACCCTCAGCAGGGCTCTGGACTACGAAGGAAAAATCCAACTGA
- a CDS encoding TIM barrel protein, producing the protein MSLFSANLNFLFNEHDFMDRFEAAAKFGFRFVEFMFPYDYDIDQIREKITQNKLKLVLINLPAGDWAAGDRGIAADPDRVNEYRAAVPKAVEAAKKLGVDQVNCLVGKVAGSHSPVKIKENLAANLTFTADVFAEAGIRLLIEPINRYDIPGFVLNTTNQVIEILDAIKKSNAFLQYDIYHAARENEDLDGVITKHIAKIGHVQIADNPGRNEPGTGKIPVKDLMKKLEIAGYKGYLGLEYKPSSKTEESLYWIKNIGRTL; encoded by the coding sequence ATGTCGTTATTCAGTGCAAATCTTAACTTTCTTTTTAATGAGCACGATTTCATGGACCGTTTTGAGGCGGCTGCCAAGTTCGGTTTCAGGTTTGTGGAATTCATGTTTCCCTATGATTATGATATCGATCAGATCAGGGAAAAAATCACCCAGAACAAGCTTAAACTTGTTCTGATTAACCTGCCTGCAGGCGACTGGGCCGCCGGAGACAGGGGTATCGCAGCAGATCCCGACCGTGTGAATGAGTACCGCGCGGCTGTTCCAAAAGCCGTTGAAGCTGCGAAAAAACTTGGCGTAGATCAGGTTAACTGCCTTGTAGGAAAGGTAGCGGGATCCCACAGTCCAGTAAAAATCAAGGAAAACCTTGCCGCAAATCTTACTTTCACCGCAGATGTATTTGCGGAAGCCGGTATCCGTCTCTTGATAGAACCCATTAACAGATATGATATCCCTGGTTTCGTCCTTAATACGACAAATCAAGTCATTGAAATACTTGATGCAATCAAAAAATCCAATGCTTTTCTGCAGTATGATATCTACCATGCAGCGAGGGAAAATGAAGATCTGGACGGAGTGATTACAAAACATATCGCGAAAATCGGTCATGTACAGATAGCAGATAATCCTGGCAGAAATGAGCCGGGAACAGGGAAAATCCCTGTGAAAGATCTCATGAAAAAACTCGAAATCGCAGGCTACAAGGGATACCTGGGACTTGAGTACAAACCAAGCAGCAAAACCGAAGAAAGCCTGTATTGGATAAAAAATATCGGAAGGACCTTATAG
- the larE gene encoding ATP-dependent sacrificial sulfur transferase LarE: protein MILREKAEALKKLLKSLPSFVIAFSGGVDSGLLAAAAVRAGHERVLAVTLRPPWVPEREYRDAASMAEFLDLDWHCIPIAFPEELRCNPEDRCYLCKTRILRAIRDIAVKSGATVLVDGSNADDSYAHRPGKRALEEFGVISPLAECGFSKSDVRALAKEYGLPVWNKPAYSCLLTRFPHDRRVSEEMLSMVEKGEEFLIAQGFPSVRLRTHDDLARIEIPPEERERFCTTERMDRVSRALKSLGYRYVSLDLEGYRCGKMDRTETE from the coding sequence GTGATACTGCGGGAAAAAGCTGAAGCCCTGAAGAAGCTTCTGAAGAGTCTGCCCTCCTTTGTCATCGCCTTTTCCGGCGGCGTTGATTCAGGACTGCTGGCAGCAGCAGCCGTCAGGGCCGGACACGAGAGAGTTCTTGCTGTTACCCTCCGTCCCCCCTGGGTTCCGGAGCGGGAATACCGGGACGCTGCCTCCATGGCCGAATTCCTGGATCTTGACTGGCACTGCATACCTATAGCTTTTCCCGAAGAGCTCCGCTGCAATCCCGAAGACCGCTGCTACCTCTGCAAAACGCGCATCCTGCGTGCCATCAGGGACATCGCGGTCAAATCAGGCGCAACGGTCCTGGTGGACGGCTCGAATGCCGACGACAGCTACGCCCATCGGCCCGGAAAGAGGGCCCTGGAGGAGTTCGGTGTAATCAGCCCCCTGGCGGAGTGCGGTTTCAGCAAATCCGACGTACGGGCCCTTGCGAAGGAGTACGGGCTCCCGGTCTGGAACAAGCCGGCGTATTCCTGCCTGCTCACCCGCTTCCCCCATGACCGGCGGGTAAGCGAAGAAATGCTTTCCATGGTGGAAAAGGGCGAGGAGTTTCTGATCGCCCAGGGTTTTCCGTCGGTGCGTCTCAGAACTCATGATGATCTTGCGCGAATAGAAATACCGCCGGAAGAACGGGAACGGTTCTGTACCACGGAACGGATGGACAGGGTCAGCCGGGCGTTAAAATCCCTCGGTTACCGCTATGTTTCCCTGGACCTGGAAGGTTACCGCTGCGGGAAAATGGACAGGACAGAAACAGAATGA
- the larB gene encoding nickel pincer cofactor biosynthesis protein LarB: MNTNDRLEELLTRFSQGETDLDCTQKAVQDLFFTDLGHTRLDTHRRERTGYPEVIYCAGKTADQIREIMGHMRNRGINVLATRMSEAVYEELKDEFSEGHYTAGPGIFTIVCKPTEKNTKGEIAVVSAGTSDFRVAEEAALTAEFYGHAVARYSDVGVAGIHRLLASIDDIRRARVIVVVAGMEGALASVVAGLVQAPIIAVPTSVGYGANFQGLTALLSMINSCSAGISVVNIDNGFGAGFLAGMINAL, from the coding sequence ATGAATACGAACGACAGACTGGAAGAACTGCTGACCAGGTTCAGCCAGGGAGAAACGGATCTGGACTGTACGCAAAAAGCAGTGCAGGACCTGTTTTTTACCGACCTGGGGCATACCAGGCTGGATACTCACCGCCGGGAACGGACAGGCTACCCCGAAGTAATCTACTGTGCCGGCAAAACGGCCGACCAGATCCGGGAGATTATGGGACATATGCGAAACCGAGGCATCAATGTCCTCGCCACCAGGATGAGCGAAGCGGTATATGAGGAGCTTAAGGATGAGTTTTCCGAAGGACATTACACCGCCGGGCCCGGAATTTTTACCATAGTCTGTAAGCCGACGGAAAAAAATACGAAAGGCGAAATAGCCGTGGTCAGCGCCGGGACTTCCGATTTCCGGGTAGCCGAGGAAGCGGCCCTTACCGCCGAGTTTTACGGCCACGCCGTCGCCCGCTACAGTGATGTCGGAGTTGCGGGAATTCACCGGCTTCTGGCTTCCATCGACGATATCCGCCGGGCCCGGGTAATCGTTGTAGTCGCCGGAATGGAAGGAGCTCTGGCAAGTGTAGTGGCGGGACTTGTTCAGGCTCCGATAATCGCCGTTCCCACCAGCGTCGGCTACGGAGCAAATTTCCAGGGTTTAACGGCCCTGCTCTCGATGATCAACAGCTGTTCCGCAGGAATCTCGGTGGTCAACATCGACAACGGATTCGGCGCCGGGTTTCTGGCCGGGATGATCAACGCTCTTTGA
- the larC gene encoding nickel pincer cofactor biosynthesis protein LarC, producing MKTLIYDPFSGISGDMHMGAMIDLGVPEEHIIGCLQALNLPGWDVTFRREKRSGISGIRALVQAEGEHPHEHEHSHEHEHSHEHEHSHEHEHSHEHKHSHEHKHSHEHEHSHEHRGFKEIKEIIEASSLSGAVKERSLRMFMLIAEAEAKVHGTSVDEIHFHEVGAVDSIVDIVAAAAAIEYLAPDRIISFPPELGGGFVNCAHGRIPVPAPATVEILKGIACRRGAVDKETTTPTGAAILAANVDEFITTGSYTIMNTGYGLGRRELPIPNALRVYLAETDEQTTVTEALMIECNIDDMNPELYDPVITKLLATGAKEAYLTPVQMKKNRPGTALTVMTTSDLRDEILSLIFRETTTGGVREYPVRQTMLERRFENIETSYGKLQLKKFYHQGECVSCKPEFDQVRELAARHGVPMKQIYREIRW from the coding sequence ATGAAAACCCTAATATATGATCCTTTCTCAGGTATAAGCGGAGACATGCATATGGGAGCCATGATCGACCTCGGTGTCCCCGAGGAGCATATTATCGGCTGTCTTCAGGCCTTGAACCTTCCCGGGTGGGATGTAACGTTCCGCCGGGAAAAACGTTCGGGGATTTCCGGCATTCGTGCGCTGGTACAGGCCGAGGGCGAACACCCTCATGAACACGAACATTCCCATGAACACGAACATTCCCATGAACACGAACATTCCCATGAACACGAACATTCCCATGAACACAAACATTCCCATGAACACAAACATTCCCATGAACACGAACATTCCCATGAACACCGGGGATTCAAGGAAATCAAAGAGATAATCGAGGCCAGCTCCCTCTCCGGCGCCGTCAAAGAACGCAGCCTGCGCATGTTCATGCTTATCGCCGAAGCGGAAGCCAAGGTACACGGAACCAGTGTCGACGAGATTCATTTTCACGAGGTCGGTGCCGTGGACTCCATCGTGGATATCGTCGCCGCGGCGGCGGCCATTGAATACCTGGCTCCGGACCGGATTATTTCATTTCCGCCGGAACTGGGCGGCGGATTCGTGAACTGTGCCCACGGACGGATTCCGGTTCCGGCGCCGGCGACGGTAGAAATTCTCAAGGGAATTGCATGCCGTCGAGGCGCCGTGGACAAGGAAACGACAACCCCCACAGGAGCGGCGATCCTTGCAGCCAATGTGGATGAATTTATCACTACTGGCAGTTACACAATCATGAACACCGGCTATGGTCTCGGCAGACGCGAACTCCCGATCCCCAATGCCCTGCGGGTCTATCTGGCGGAGACTGATGAGCAGACGACCGTCACGGAGGCTCTGATGATTGAGTGTAACATCGACGACATGAATCCCGAACTCTACGATCCGGTCATCACGAAACTGCTGGCAACCGGGGCCAAAGAGGCCTATCTGACGCCGGTGCAGATGAAAAAGAACCGCCCCGGCACGGCTCTGACGGTAATGACCACTTCAGACCTGCGGGATGAGATCCTCAGCCTGATCTTTCGGGAAACGACTACCGGGGGTGTGCGGGAATACCCTGTACGGCAGACCATGCTGGAACGTCGTTTTGAAAACATTGAGACCAGCTACGGCAAGCTGCAGCTAAAGAAGTTCTATCATCAGGGAGAATGTGTCTCCTGCAAACCTGAGTTTGATCAGGTCAGGGAACTGGCTGCTCGCCACGGAGTACCGATGAAACAGATCTACCGGGAGATACGCTGGTGA